The following proteins are co-located in the Triticum aestivum cultivar Chinese Spring chromosome 1A, IWGSC CS RefSeq v2.1, whole genome shotgun sequence genome:
- the LOC123184322 gene encoding uncharacterized protein codes for MHSNSIPEPLSRLPPIPLSSQQDPACLLLPHAPIRAPTGARPCSIAILETHLPRAQEFKRRILTSPPLAEWRALSPHPISRFNLSPAVDALLLRCRCRWRRASSRSRVSVDLSSASSRLRVRPITAQAFKPLEDPHHLPGVGGMACTVPSLSRFNLSPAVEALLPRCRWRRTSSGPAKRDDSDDEHTAAVPSVSLFHSHVKYLKLRRELRFVPSLGYMSEDSALAQFCPLGMLILCFGTPLD; via the exons ATGCATAGCAATAGCATACCAGAACCACTCTCTCGCCTGCCCCCAATCCCCCTCTCCTCCCAgcaggatccggcttgcctgctccttccccatgctcccatccgtgctcccaccgGCGCGCGACCATGCTCCATCGCGATTCTCGAGACCCATCTTCCCCGTGCACAAGAATTCAAACGGAGGATCCTTACATCTCCCCCCTTGGCGGAATGGCGTGCGTTGTCCCCTCACCCAATCTCGCGCTTCAATCTCAGCCCGGCCGTCGACGCTCTCCtcctccgctgccgctgccgctggagGAGAGCGTCATCACGGTCGCGCGTGAGCGTCGATCTCAGTTCAGCATCGTCGCGGTTGCGCGTGAGACCCATCACAGCACAG GCATTCAAACCACTGGAGGATCCTCACCATCTCCCTGGAGTCGGCGGCATGGCGTGCACTGTCCCCTCACTATCACGCTTCAATCTCAGTCCGGCCGTCGAGGCTCTCCTTCCCCGCTGCCGCTGGAGGAGAACTTCATCAGGCCCAGCAAAG AGAGATGACAGCGATGATGAACATACAGCTGCTGTTCCCTCGGTCTCACTTTTTCACTCACACGTGAAATATCTGAAGCTGAGGAGGGAGCTACGTTTTGTGCCCTCTCTTGGTTACATGAGCGAAGATAGTGCTTTGGCTCAATTTTGCCCGCTGGGAATGCTGATATTATGCTTTGGAACCCCTCTTGACTGA